Proteins encoded in a region of the Zunongwangia endophytica genome:
- a CDS encoding rhomboid family intramembrane serine protease has product MSSKENFQFTPGVIGYPLAFVLIIWIIFWAEVRFGFSLNHLGVFPRTLSGLRGVLFSPFIHSGIKHLFNNTIPLFVVSMALFYFYRSIRWKVLGYGFFLTGILTWLIARPAFHIGASGIIYLLASFLFFKGIFSKHYRLVALSLIVVFLYGGLLWYVTPIDPKISWEGHLSGLIVGLIFAIIFKKNIAVSPKYIWEQEDYNEDEDEFMKHFDENGNFIEKLPEDEIADEEDQIQVNYIFKKADKKD; this is encoded by the coding sequence ATCTGGATTATATTTTGGGCTGAAGTTAGATTTGGTTTCAGTCTAAATCATTTAGGAGTTTTTCCCAGAACTCTTAGTGGGTTGAGAGGAGTGCTTTTTTCTCCATTTATCCATAGTGGAATAAAGCATTTGTTTAATAACACGATTCCACTATTTGTGGTTTCTATGGCCTTATTTTATTTTTACCGAAGTATTCGATGGAAGGTTTTAGGTTATGGGTTTTTCTTAACGGGCATCTTAACCTGGCTAATAGCTAGACCGGCTTTTCATATCGGTGCTAGTGGAATTATTTACTTATTAGCAAGTTTCTTGTTTTTCAAAGGAATATTTTCAAAACACTACAGGTTGGTAGCGCTTTCGCTGATCGTCGTTTTTCTTTACGGAGGATTATTGTGGTATGTAACACCTATTGATCCTAAAATTTCTTGGGAAGGTCATCTCTCTGGTTTAATTGTAGGATTAATATTTGCCATTATTTTCAAAAAAAATATTGCGGTATCTCCAAAATATATTTGGGAGCAGGAAGATTATAACGAGGATGAAGATGAATTTATGAAGCATTTTGATGAAAATGGAAACTTCATCGAAAAATTACCTGAAGATGAAATCGCTGATGAAGAAGATCAAATTCAGGTAAATTATATTTTTAAAAAAGCCGATAAAAAAGATTGA